AATTTTCCACATTGTTGATGTTCCCCTTTCCTTCATCACTAATCTAAATTCTTAATTATACTGTTTGTTTAATTGTACGCATGTCTGTTGTTGCGAATGGGAAAATATcatccaattattttttctcacGAAGtctgttcactgtgtgtgtgtgtgtgtgtgtgtgtgtgtgtgtgtgtgtgtgtgtgtgtgtgtgtgtgtgtcaggatcaTGACGAAATCTTGCACTGAAGAACCCTCAATgatcgagtctcaggccggcagcGCCAACTGGACTGAGAAGAAGCAGAAGCCCGGGCACGAGGCCATGCGCCAAGACCTGGAGAACGACGAAGAGGAAGCTGTGCACATGCTCGAGGACGCGCACGagctggaggaggaagaagaggaggaagaggaagaggaggaagaagaggaagagggcGACGACGCGAGCAAGCCCAAACGGCGTGGCccgaaaaagaagaagatgacgAAGGCGCGTATGCAGAGGTTCAAGATGAGGCGCATGAAAGCGAATGCGCGCGAGCGCAACCGCATGCACGGCTTGAACGACGCTCTGGAGAGTCTGCGCAAAGTGGTGCCGTGCTACTCCAAAACGCAGAAGCTGTCCAAGATCGAGACGCTTCGTCTGGCCAAGAATTATATCTGGGCGCTGTCTGAGATCTTGCGATCGGGTGAGAGTCCGGACCTGGTGTCGTTCGTGCAGGCTTTGTGCAAAGGTCTTTCGCAGCCCACGACTAATCTAGTGGCAGGGTGTTTGCAGCTCAATCCACGGACTTTCTTGCCCGAGCAGCAGACTCATGGGCACGGAGCGAGCGTCGCATCATACGCCAGCATGCACCCGTACTGCTATCAGAGCCCCGGTCTACCGAGCCCCCCATACGGCGCAGCGGACGGCGCGCCGCACCACGGGTTTCACGCCAAATCAGCGGCGCACGCGTACGGGAGCACGTTGCTCTTACCGCCACCACCGCCTCCGCCGCCACAGCCGCCGAGCACCTTGCAGGCAGAACCATTTTACGACTCCGCGCTGGCGGACTGCGCGCACAGCCCCGCCGCGTCCTTCGACGGGCCGCTCAGCCCGCCGCTGAGCGTCAACGGAAACTTTTCCTTCAAGCACGAGCCGCCGACGGAGTTCGAAAAGAACTATCACGCGTTCGGTGGCGGCGTGCAGCCGTACCATCACCACGCGCCGCCGCCGGgacaccaccatcaccatcacccacatcaccatcaccacgCCCCTCTTTACGATTTACCACCCATGGAGAACGTCGTGCCCTACGAGGGCCACTCTCATCACGAACGAGTCGTGCACATGAACGCGCAACTCAACGCCATATTTCACGACTCGTGAGCTCGAGAGGACTTGTGAGCTCCAGAGACTGTTCGATTCATATAGTTATCATGGTTATCATGAGTCATATAGTGTCATCATGGTTACCTGTCTATGgcttgttgcaaaaaaaaaaaaaaagagggagagcAGCAGAAAAAATGCCCCACATTTGAattaacacactttttttattcaaaagaacaaaaaagttttGCAATGACACGGGGTTCGTGGGACCGCGCTATGATCTGCGTGGGAAATGTTACTGCGCGAGCGAGGAGTAGTTTGTCTATTGCTCAATAAGTTATGGTTCCTTCACGTGCTGGACTTAAAGTCGGTGTTGAAAGGTTACCTCAAGTCGGGCAGGTGAACGAACCagagacttcacac
The genomic region above belongs to Tachysurus vachellii isolate PV-2020 chromosome 8, HZAU_Pvac_v1, whole genome shotgun sequence and contains:
- the neurod1 gene encoding neurogenic differentiation factor 1, translated to MTKSCTEEPSMIESQAGSANWTEKKQKPGHEAMRQDLENDEEEAVHMLEDAHELEEEEEEEEEEEEEEEEGDDASKPKRRGPKKKKMTKARMQRFKMRRMKANARERNRMHGLNDALESLRKVVPCYSKTQKLSKIETLRLAKNYIWALSEILRSGESPDLVSFVQALCKGLSQPTTNLVAGCLQLNPRTFLPEQQTHGHGASVASYASMHPYCYQSPGLPSPPYGAADGAPHHGFHAKSAAHAYGSTLLLPPPPPPPPQPPSTLQAEPFYDSALADCAHSPAASFDGPLSPPLSVNGNFSFKHEPPTEFEKNYHAFGGGVQPYHHHAPPPGHHHHHHPHHHHHAPLYDLPPMENVVPYEGHSHHERVVHMNAQLNAIFHDS